CGCCGGTCACCGATTCGATCGGTGACAGGTCCACGTCATCGCCAAGGGTATTGGCATCCAGGAACACCGCTTTCATACTTTTCTCCTGAGTCCGATTAGCGACAGATTAAGGTAGACTGAAACAAACGTCCAAAACTCCGCATTTCCGGGCAACAACCCGGTATGAACGGGGTGAATCAAGGGTGAAGACTATGGAACATGAATTCTGGCATGAACGCTGGGCCAAAAAAGAAATCGGCTTCCATGAGGGCACGGTCAACCAGTACCTCCATGACCACTGGCCAGAGCTCTCCGGAAAAGGCACCGATGCCGTTTTCGTCCCCCTCTGCGGCAAGGCCCACGATATGTGGTGGCTGCACGACCGGGGGCACCCGGTTATTGGTGTGGAACTGAGCGACATTGCCTGCAAGGACTTCTTTGAAGAGGCCGGTGAGAAAGCCAGGGTCCACCCGGGCGAGCCGTTCACCACGTTCCGGCACGACGACCTTCAGCTCTGGTGCGGTGACTTCTTCCAGCTGGTGCCCGACGACCTCAAGCATATCCGCCTGGTCTACGACCGCGCCGCCCTCATCGCGCTACCGCCAGGCATGCGCAAGGGCTATGTAGACCATCTGACCGCCATCATTCCGGACGGCACAAGGATCCTGCTGATCACCCTGGACTACGATACCGAGATCAAGGGCCCGCCGTTCAACGTGAGCGATGAGGAAGTGCACCAGCTCTACCAGGACGACTACCAAATCGAGCACATCCTGACCAACACCCTGGCCAAGGATCATCCGTTCACCAAGCGAAAAGGCCTGGAGAACGCTTCGGAGAGTGTGTTTCGTCTCACCAAACTCTAGCGCCCACGCCCCCGCTCTGGTCGCCCGGCCGCAATGTGCCGGGCTACAAAAACCCCACAGCCCTCTAACATAATTTAATGAACCTTAACCACACGCCCACTGTCCAACTTCCGAACGGTGAACTAAGCTCAAGTTAAGCAAGCCGGCCACGAGTCATTCGCGCACAGGCTTGCAAGTATCCATTCCTTCCACCCATAACTAGACCAACCGCCCGGACGGGCGGCACCGACTGCAACGGGGATATTGCGTGAACTGAAAGCTGAAGATACAGCGAGCGAGGGCAATCTATGAGCATACTGCAGCACTTCAAAGACCGGTATGAGAGTACCCAGGAGGAAGAATACAGCCTGGAGGAATACCTGGAGATCTGCAAAAAGGACCCAACGGCCTACGCCACGGCCGCCGAGAGAATGTTAATTGCCATCGGCGAGCCCGAACTCGTCGATACCTCCAAAGATCCGAGGCTTTCACGGATATTTTCCAACAAGGTGATCAAGCGCTACCCCGAATTCTCGGAGTTCTACGGCATGGAAGACGCCGTGGAAAACATCGTCTCCTTCTTCCGCCACGCCGCCCAGGGCCTGGAGGAAAAGAAACAGATCCTGTACCTGCTCGGCCCGGTGGGCGGTGGTAAATCCTCCCTGGCCGAGAAGCTCAAATCCCTCATGCAGAAGGTACCCTTCTACGCCATCAAGGGCTCACCGGTGAACGAATCGCCCCTGGGCCTGTTCGATCCGGCCGAAGACGCGCATATTCTGGAAGAGGAATACGGCATACCGGCCCGCTACCTGAAGAACATCATGTCGCCCTGGGCGGTGAAACGCCTGCACGAATTTGGCGGCGACATCAGCCAGTTCCGCGTGGTGAAGAAGTACCCGTCGGTGCTGGACCAGGTGGGTGTGTCCAAGACCGAACCCGGCGACGATAACAACCAGGACATCTCGGCACTGGTGGGCAAGGTCAACATTCGCATGCTGGAGGACTTCTCGCAGGACGACCCGGACGCCTACAGCTTCAGTGGCGGCCTGTGCAAGGCCAACCAGGGGCTGATGGAATTCGTGGAAATGTTCAAGGCGCCGATCAAGGTACTGCATCCGCTACTGACGGCCACCCAGGAAGGTAACTACAACACCACCGAAGGCATGGGCTCGGTGCCCTTTGATGGCGTGATCCTGGCCCACTCCAACGAATCCGAGTGGCAGACCTTCCGCAACAACAAGCACAACGAAGCCTTCCTGGACCGGGTGTACATCGTCAAGGTGCCCTACTGCGTGCGGGTCACCGAGGAAATCCAGATCTATCGGAAGCTGCTGAGCAACAGCTCCCTCGATGGTGCCCCCTGCGCGCCGGATACCCTCGACATGCTGGCCCAGTTCTCGGTGCTCTCACGCATCAAGGAGCCGGAGAACTCCAGCATCTTTTCCAAGATGCGGGTGTACGACGGCCAGAACATCAAGGACACCGATCCCAAGGCCAAGTCGATCCAGGAGTACCGCGATGCCGCCGGGGTGATGGAGGGTATGGACGGCCTCTCGACCCGTTTTGCGTTCAAGATCCTCTCCAAGGTCTTCAACTTCGACACCACCGAGGTGGCGGCCAACCCGGTACACCTGCTGTACGTACTGGAGAAACAGATCGAACAGGAGCAGTTCCCGCCGGAAACCCACGAGAAGTACCTGCGGTTCATCAAGGAATTCCTGGCACCGCACTACGTGCAGTTTATCGGCAAGGAAATCCAGACCGCCTACCTGGAGAGCTACAGCGAATACGGTCAGAACCTGTTCGACCGCTACGTGACCTATGCCGACTTCTGGATACAGGACCAGGAGTACCGGGATCCGGAGACCGGCGAGATCCTCGACCGCTCCTCCATTAACGACGAGTTGGAGAAAATCGAGAAGCCGGCCGGCATCTCCAACCCGAAGGACTTCCGCAACGAGGTGGTCAACTTCGTGCTGCGTGCCCGGGCGAACAATCAGGGCCGCAACCCGTCCTGGCTCAGCTATGAAAAGCTGCGCAGCGTGATCGAGAAGAAGATGTTCTCGAACACCGAGGACCTGTTGCCGGTAATTTCCTTCAACCCGAAAGCGAGTCAGGAAGATCAGAAGAAGCACAAGCAGTTCGTCGAGCGTATGGTCGATCGAGGCTACACGGAGAAGCAGGTTCGGCTGTTGGCCGAATGGTACCTGCGCGTTCGCAAGTCTCACTGAGTCAGTGACCATTCACTGAGCTGGAGTAACGCCATGGGAATGACCCACATAGTCGACCGGCGACTGAACGGTAAGAACAAGAGCGCGGTGAACCGGGAACGGTTCCTGCGCCGCTATCGCCACCACATCAAGAAAGCGGTGGCGGATGCGGTGCAGAAGCGCTCGATCACCGACATTGAACGGGGCGAGAGTGTCAGCATTCCGTCCCGGGACATAGACGAGCCCATCTTCCACCACGGCCAGGGCGGCAAACGGGAGGTGGTGCACCCCGGCAACCAGGAGTTTGTGGCCGGCGACACCATCCCCAAGCCCCAGGGCGGCGGCGGTCAGGGTTCCGGCCAGGGCAAGGCCAGCCCCGATGGCGAGGGCATGGACGAGTTCGCCTTCCAGATCACCCAGGAGGAATTCCTCGACTTCCTGTTTGATGATCTGGAGCTGCCCAATCTGGCCCGCAAGAAACTCAAGGACACCGAAGCCTTCAAATATGTGCGGGCAGGTTTCACCAGCCAGGGCGTTCCGGCCAAGCTTGATGTGGTGCGATCACTGCGCGGCGCCCACGCCCGTCGCCTGGGCCTCGGTGGTGCCCGCAAGAAGAAGATCAGGGATCTGGAAAAGCAGCTGGAAGCCCTGAAAGCCGCGCCCGATGATCTGGACCCGGCGTTCAGCCACGACGACCAGATCAAGGTGCTGGAGGACGAAATCGCGCGCCTGAAGGCCAACGTCCGGCGGATCCCGTTTATTGACGAGATCGATCTGCGCTACCGGCAGCATGTGAAGCAGCCAAAACCGGCCACCAGTGCGGTGATGTTCTGCCTGATGGACGTGTCCGGGTCCATGACCCAGATGCACAAGGACATCGCCAAGCGCTTCTTCATCCTGCTGTATCTGTTCCTGAAGAAGAACTACAAGAAGATCGAGGTGGTGTTCATTCGCCACCACACCAGCGCCAAGGAGGTGGACGAAGAAGAGTTCTTCTATTCCCGGGAAACCGGCGGCACCATCGTGTCCAGTGCCCTCAAGCTGATGCACAAGATCATCGAGTCCCGCTACTCCCCGGCCGAATGGAACATCTACGCGGCCCAGGCGTCTGACGGTGACAACTGGAACGACGACTCCCCGGTGTGCGGCAAGATCCTCTCGGAGAACCTGCTGCCGCTGGTGCAGTACTTCGCCTACGTGGAGATCACGCCCCAGGACCACCAGATGCTCTGGTACGAGTACGAGAAAATTCACGAGCAATACCCCCAGAGTTTTGCCCTGCAGCAGATTGCAGACCCGGGCGAAATCTATCCGGTATTCCGCCAGCTGTTCGAGAGGAAAGCCGCATGACTGGAATCATGGACCGCCCGAATGCGCCGGAAAACGACCAGCCTCGAGCCAAAGAGCCGATTTCCACCAGCTCGGAGTGGACCTTCGAGCTGATCCGGCAATACGACGAGGAAATCGCCAAGTGCGCTGCCGAGTTCGGGCTGGACACCTACCCCAACCAGGTGGAGGTGATCAGCGCCGAGCAGATGATGGACGCCTACAGCTCGGTGGGCATGCCCGTGGGCTACCATCACTGGTCGTTCGGCAAGCAGTTCCTGAGCACTTCCAAGGGCTACCAGCGCGGCCAGATGGGGCTGGCCTACGAAATCGTGATCAACTCCAACCCCTGCATTGCCTACCTGATGGAGGAGAACACCCTGCCCATGCAGGCACTGGTGATTGCCCACGCCTCCTATGGCCACAACTCGTTCTTCAAGGGCAACTACCTGTTCCGCACCTGGACCGATGCCAGCGCCATCATCGATTACCTTGTGTTCGCCCGCCACTACGTGGCCGAGTGCGAGGAGCGTTATGGTGTGGACGCGGTGGAGGAGATCCTGGATTCCTGCCACGCGCTGATGAACTACGGCGTGGATCGCTACAAACGCCCGGCGCCGATTTCCGCTTCGGAGGAAGCGCGGCGCCAGAAGGAGCGTGAGGAATACCAGCAGCGACGCATCAACGACCTGTGGCGAACAATTCCGAAACTCGACGAAGATGAGAATTCAGAAAGACGTCGCAAGCGCTATCCGGAAGAGCCTCAGGAGAACATTCTCTACTTCATCGAGAAGAATGCACCCTTGCTGGAAACCTGGCAGCGGGAGATCATCCGCATCGTGCGCAAGCTTGGCCAATACTTCTACCCCCAGCGCCAGACCCAGGTGATGAACGAGGGCTGGGCCACCTTCTGGCACTACACCCTGCTGCACCGCATGTACGACAAGGGCCTGGTGAACGACGGCTTCATGCTGGAATTCCTGCAGAGTCATTCCGCCGTGGTGTATCAGCCGCCCTTCAACAGCCCCTGGTATTCCGGCATCAACCCCTACACCCTGGGCTTCTCGATCTTCACGGACCTGCGACGGATCTGCGAGAACCCCACCAAGGAAGACCGCCACTGGTTCCCGGACATCGCCGGCAGCGACTGGGTGGAGACGCTCCACTTCGCGATGAAGAACTTCAAGGATGAGAGCTTCATCCAGCAGTTCCTCTCGCCCAAGGTAATGCGCGATCTGAAACTGTTCGCGATCCAGAACGACGACCAGGAAGATGTCTACCGGGTGACCGCCATCCACGACGAGCCCGGTTACCGGGAACTGCGGGAGAAACTCGCCCGGCAGTACAACCTCAGCTACCGGGAACCCAACATCCAGGTCTGGAACGTGGACGTGCGCGGCGACCGCTCGCTGACATTGCGCCACATTCCCGTGGACCGGGTACCGTTGGGCGACGAAACCGACGAAGTGCTCAAGCACGTCCACCGGCTCTGGGGCTTCGATGTGCATCTGGAAAGCGTGGACGACGGCGCTGTAGTGGAAGCGCATCACTGCCCGCCCAGGGAGCCTGAGGAGGACTGACCTGGACCCGGACGATACTCCGTGCCCGGTGCTCGCCGGGCCACTGCTTCGCCATGCAGCTCCGGAGTCGGTCTGTTTCTGGCTGGTCACCCGCCAGAGGCAGGACTTCCGTATTCATGTGACCGCCGGCAACCACATCCTTCTGGACAGAGCTGTCAGCGACTCGGAGATCACCCGGCTCCGGGTTGGCACCCATGCCTGGCTGAACCTGCTGGCGATCAGCCCTGAAACACCCCTGCCGTGGGACACCCCACTGCAATACGATCTGGGACTGATCGGGGCCGAAGGAGCCGCGCCGCTCTGGATTCGGGACTGGGCAACCCATCTTTGCCCCGATGGCCAGGACCGCCCCGGCGTCACCCTGAAATCCCGCCTGGACCGGATTCTTCACGGCTCCTGCCGCCGCCCTCATCATCCTGCCGCCGACGGCCTGGTGCGGGTTGACGAAGAACTGCAACAGGCACGGCAGCTCGAGGAAGTACCCTCGCTGCTCCTGATGACCGGCGACCAGATCTACGCCGATGACGTGGCCGGGCCCATGCTGCAAGCTATCCAGTGCGTGATTCACCGGCTGGGCCTTTACCAGGAACACCTGGAGGGCGCCTCCCTGAGCCACAGCCGTGAGCTGGGTTCGGTGGCCAACGCCTATTATCATCGGGACGCCTTGCTGCCGAAATCGGAATTCAACGAGGATCTGACCGAGCGCTTCTTCGGCGGCGTGCGCAAACCGGTGTTCACCACCGCCAACGCAGGCAACCACCTGATCTCCTTCGCCGAGGTGATGGCCATGTACCTGCTGGTGTGGTCGCCGGTGCCCTGGCAACTGGTCACCGACGCCGAGCCCGTGGACCGGCCCGACGAACTGGAGCGCTACCGCAGGGAACAGCGCGCCATTGACGATTTCCGAAATACCCTGCCCCGGGCGGCCCGGGCCCTGGCCAATGTGCCGGTGTACATGATCTTCGACGACCACGATGTCACCGACGACTGGAACCTCTCGGCGCTGTGGGAAACCACGGCCTACGAGCACCCGTTTTCCCGCCGGATCATCGGAAATGCCCTGCTCGGTTACCTGCTTTGCCAGGGCTGGGGCAACCGACCTGAGTGTTTTGAAGAACTGATCGGGCAGTGCCAGACGCTGTTTCCGGAGACAAACCACCAGGACGATCTGGACAGCGGCTGCCAGAACGAGCTGATCGACCGGCTGTTCCACTTCGGTCAATGGCACTACAGCCTGCCAACCTCGCCCAGACTCGTGGTGCTGGACACCCGCACCCACCGCTGGCGCAGCGAAAGGCGCCGGAGCCATCCATCAGGCCTGATGGACTGGGAATCGCTGACCGACTTTCAGCAGGAGGTGATGGGCGAAGAGGCTGTGGTTGTGGTGTCACCCGCGCCGATGTTCGGGGTGAAGCTGATCGAGCTGATCCAGCGGGTGTTCACCTTCTTCGGCAAACCGCTGCTGGTGGATGCGGAGAACTGGATGGCCCACCGGGGTGCCGCCAGCGTGCTGCTGAACATCTTCCGGCATCCCCGAACGCCCCGGCACTTCGTGATCCTGTCCGGAGATGTGCACTATTCCTTTGCCTATGATATTCGCCTGAGACACAAGAGCCGCGGGCCGAGAATCTGGCAGATCACCAGCAGCGGTATCAAGAACGAATTCCCCAATACCCTACTGGAATGGCTCGATCGGCTGAACCGCTGGCTGTTTGCGCCCTGGTCGCCTCTGAACTGGTTCACCAAACGCCGCCGGATGTGGATTTCTCCCCGACTGCCAGAAGGCCGGGACGCCGGCGAGCGGCTCTGGAACCACGCCGGCATCGGCGACCTGCGGCTGGATGAAACCGGCGCACCCACCGCCATCCACCAACTCAATGCCGAAGGTGACGGGACGATTTTCCGGCAACGGGAACCGGATTGATCGGGGTTCACCCAGGCATCAGAACACCCATTCCAACCCCGCATAGACGGTTCTGCCCGGCCCGGGCTCAAAGTAGCCCCGCTCTGCCACCGGCCGGTTGGCGTTGGCGTTAATGCGCACGTTGCTGAAATAGTCCTCATCCAGCAGGTTGCGGATGCCGGCGTACAGGTTGAGGGTCTGATCGGCCACTCGCAGGGAGTCGCCGGCGCGGACGCCAACCAGCCAGTAATCCGGAACCCGGGTCTGGTTGCTGTTCTCGGCGTAGAATTCGCCCACGTACTGCCACTCAAGGGCAGCAAACCGGCCACCGACGTCCCGCCACTCCAGCTCATTGACCCACAGGGTTCCGGGCAGGCCCGGGATCTCGTTGCCGTTGGCATTGTTGCCCTGCTCGTCGGTGAACTCCTTCAGTTCGTAGTCCGCCAGGGTCAGGGCACTGGTGATCCGCCAGGCGTATGAGATATCCCAGCCCAGCCCCAGCTCCAGGCCATCGCGACGGGTTTCGCCGGCGTTTTCGTAGAAGGTCTGGTCACCCACGTTGTAAGGCAGGATCTCGTCTTCAACCCGAATCGAGAACAGCGCCAGCTCGTAGCTCACGCCCTCTCCCAGCAGCCCCCGCATCCCAATCTCACGATTGAGCGCCTGCTGGGGCTCCACCGCCGGATTGAAACCACCACCGGCGGGGTTGGCGAACTCGGTGAACGTGGGCGATTCGAACGCCGTACCCACCGTTGCGTACACCTGCTGCCTGGCGGCCCACTGGTAGCTGATGCCGGCCACGCCGCTCCACTCCCGGAAAGTACGGCTACCGGAATCGTCTCCATCCACCCGTCGTTCATCATCAATGGCCAGTCTGAGGTGGTCAAAGCGTGCGCCCAGGGACAGATTCAGGGCGTCGGTGAGCGCCAGGTCGCCCTGCCCGAACACCGCCGTATTGGTAGCACTCTGGTTTTCCGCCTGGGTTTGCCCGGTGATGTCACCGTCGATCGAAACCGAGTAACGGCGACGGTCATCTGACTGGTGGTGTAGGTCCAGCCCGGTGACCCAGGTCAGTGGCAGGCCGCCGGGGAAGGAGTTTTGCTGGTATTGCGAACTGACGCCATAGAAATGGCGGTCGTAAGCAACCCGGCTGGCGCCCGGGAAGGGCAGTTGCTGGGCAAAATCCCGATGGGTGTAAAAGGTATCCACCGTCACTCGGCCGGGCAAGGCGACGGCGTCTTCAAAGCGCACACCGAGGGTCTGCTGGTTAACAGTCTGGCTGCTGTCCAGGCCTTTGGCCAGAGCGGTCGCCTGGGTCGGATCGGCCTCCGCCTGGGCCAGGGTGAGGCCGCCCGGGTCTTCGGATTTTGGATTGTGCAACAGATTGACGGTGGTGATCACTCGTCTGCCGGGGGCCAGTTCATGGCCAACACGGGTATTGAAGATGCCTTTCTCGGCCTCGCTCTGCTCCCGGTGTCCGTCCACGGTCAGCCAGGAAAGAGTAGCGATTCCGCTGGTATCGCCACTAACACCATTGGTCTGAACGGCGGCTTTTCGGTACTCGTCACTGGCGCCATCCAGGCGCAGGCGCCCGCCTTCGGGAAGCTCGTCGCCCAGCGCCGTGGTGATGTCAATCACACCGCCGGCAGCATTGCCGTACTGCACCGATGCCGGACCACGGATGACCTCGATCCGCTGGGCGGAATCCAGGTCTATGGCGTCAATCTGGGACTGGCCGTCCGGGAGGGTGTAAGGAATGCCGTCCACCTGGATGCGAATACCGCGAATGCCGAACGGGGCCCGGGCCCCAAAGCCCCGGGTGGACAAACGCAGGTTCTGGGCGAAATTGTAGCGGTTCTGGAAGAACAGGCCTGGGACCGTGCTCAGTGACTCATCCAGTTGCAGGCGCTGCTGGCCCTCCTGGATGTCCGGAGCATCGACTACCGAAACGGCTGCCGGGGTTTCGTAAAGGTCTCGAACCAGGCGCGAGGCCGTCACTTCGAGTACCAGTTGTTCATCGCTGTCCGTCTTCGCCTGCCCCAGGGCGGAAACGCTGGCGAG
The nucleotide sequence above comes from Marinobacter gudaonensis. Encoded proteins:
- a CDS encoding alkaline phosphatase D family protein, which gives rise to MLAGPLLRHAAPESVCFWLVTRQRQDFRIHVTAGNHILLDRAVSDSEITRLRVGTHAWLNLLAISPETPLPWDTPLQYDLGLIGAEGAAPLWIRDWATHLCPDGQDRPGVTLKSRLDRILHGSCRRPHHPAADGLVRVDEELQQARQLEEVPSLLLMTGDQIYADDVAGPMLQAIQCVIHRLGLYQEHLEGASLSHSRELGSVANAYYHRDALLPKSEFNEDLTERFFGGVRKPVFTTANAGNHLISFAEVMAMYLLVWSPVPWQLVTDAEPVDRPDELERYRREQRAIDDFRNTLPRAARALANVPVYMIFDDHDVTDDWNLSALWETTAYEHPFSRRIIGNALLGYLLCQGWGNRPECFEELIGQCQTLFPETNHQDDLDSGCQNELIDRLFHFGQWHYSLPTSPRLVVLDTRTHRWRSERRRSHPSGLMDWESLTDFQQEVMGEEAVVVVSPAPMFGVKLIELIQRVFTFFGKPLLVDAENWMAHRGAASVLLNIFRHPRTPRHFVILSGDVHYSFAYDIRLRHKSRGPRIWQITSSGIKNEFPNTLLEWLDRLNRWLFAPWSPLNWFTKRRRMWISPRLPEGRDAGERLWNHAGIGDLRLDETGAPTAIHQLNAEGDGTIFRQREPD
- the tmpT gene encoding thiopurine S-methyltransferase; its protein translation is MEHEFWHERWAKKEIGFHEGTVNQYLHDHWPELSGKGTDAVFVPLCGKAHDMWWLHDRGHPVIGVELSDIACKDFFEEAGEKARVHPGEPFTTFRHDDLQLWCGDFFQLVPDDLKHIRLVYDRAALIALPPGMRKGYVDHLTAIIPDGTRILLITLDYDTEIKGPPFNVSDEEVHQLYQDDYQIEHILTNTLAKDHPFTKRKGLENASESVFRLTKL
- a CDS encoding PrkA family serine protein kinase produces the protein MSILQHFKDRYESTQEEEYSLEEYLEICKKDPTAYATAAERMLIAIGEPELVDTSKDPRLSRIFSNKVIKRYPEFSEFYGMEDAVENIVSFFRHAAQGLEEKKQILYLLGPVGGGKSSLAEKLKSLMQKVPFYAIKGSPVNESPLGLFDPAEDAHILEEEYGIPARYLKNIMSPWAVKRLHEFGGDISQFRVVKKYPSVLDQVGVSKTEPGDDNNQDISALVGKVNIRMLEDFSQDDPDAYSFSGGLCKANQGLMEFVEMFKAPIKVLHPLLTATQEGNYNTTEGMGSVPFDGVILAHSNESEWQTFRNNKHNEAFLDRVYIVKVPYCVRVTEEIQIYRKLLSNSSLDGAPCAPDTLDMLAQFSVLSRIKEPENSSIFSKMRVYDGQNIKDTDPKAKSIQEYRDAAGVMEGMDGLSTRFAFKILSKVFNFDTTEVAANPVHLLYVLEKQIEQEQFPPETHEKYLRFIKEFLAPHYVQFIGKEIQTAYLESYSEYGQNLFDRYVTYADFWIQDQEYRDPETGEILDRSSINDELEKIEKPAGISNPKDFRNEVVNFVLRARANNQGRNPSWLSYEKLRSVIEKKMFSNTEDLLPVISFNPKASQEDQKKHKQFVERMVDRGYTEKQVRLLAEWYLRVRKSH
- a CDS encoding YeaH/YhbH family protein; the protein is MTHIVDRRLNGKNKSAVNRERFLRRYRHHIKKAVADAVQKRSITDIERGESVSIPSRDIDEPIFHHGQGGKREVVHPGNQEFVAGDTIPKPQGGGGQGSGQGKASPDGEGMDEFAFQITQEEFLDFLFDDLELPNLARKKLKDTEAFKYVRAGFTSQGVPAKLDVVRSLRGAHARRLGLGGARKKKIRDLEKQLEALKAAPDDLDPAFSHDDQIKVLEDEIARLKANVRRIPFIDEIDLRYRQHVKQPKPATSAVMFCLMDVSGSMTQMHKDIAKRFFILLYLFLKKNYKKIEVVFIRHHTSAKEVDEEEFFYSRETGGTIVSSALKLMHKIIESRYSPAEWNIYAAQASDGDNWNDDSPVCGKILSENLLPLVQYFAYVEITPQDHQMLWYEYEKIHEQYPQSFALQQIADPGEIYPVFRQLFERKAA
- a CDS encoding TonB-dependent receptor family protein; its protein translation is MNNEQIILPRVLVLAFGCLASVSALGQAKTDSDEQLVLEVTASRLVRDLYETPAAVSVVDAPDIQEGQQRLQLDESLSTVPGLFFQNRYNFAQNLRLSTRGFGARAPFGIRGIRIQVDGIPYTLPDGQSQIDAIDLDSAQRIEVIRGPASVQYGNAAGGVIDITTALGDELPEGGRLRLDGASDEYRKAAVQTNGVSGDTSGIATLSWLTVDGHREQSEAEKGIFNTRVGHELAPGRRVITTVNLLHNPKSEDPGGLTLAQAEADPTQATALAKGLDSSQTVNQQTLGVRFEDAVALPGRVTVDTFYTHRDFAQQLPFPGASRVAYDRHFYGVSSQYQQNSFPGGLPLTWVTGLDLHHQSDDRRRYSVSIDGDITGQTQAENQSATNTAVFGQGDLALTDALNLSLGARFDHLRLAIDDERRVDGDDSGSRTFREWSGVAGISYQWAARQQVYATVGTAFESPTFTEFANPAGGGFNPAVEPQQALNREIGMRGLLGEGVSYELALFSIRVEDEILPYNVGDQTFYENAGETRRDGLELGLGWDISYAWRITSALTLADYELKEFTDEQGNNANGNEIPGLPGTLWVNELEWRDVGGRFAALEWQYVGEFYAENSNQTRVPDYWLVGVRAGDSLRVADQTLNLYAGIRNLLDEDYFSNVRINANANRPVAERGYFEPGPGRTVYAGLEWVF
- a CDS encoding SpoVR family protein, producing MTGIMDRPNAPENDQPRAKEPISTSSEWTFELIRQYDEEIAKCAAEFGLDTYPNQVEVISAEQMMDAYSSVGMPVGYHHWSFGKQFLSTSKGYQRGQMGLAYEIVINSNPCIAYLMEENTLPMQALVIAHASYGHNSFFKGNYLFRTWTDASAIIDYLVFARHYVAECEERYGVDAVEEILDSCHALMNYGVDRYKRPAPISASEEARRQKEREEYQQRRINDLWRTIPKLDEDENSERRRKRYPEEPQENILYFIEKNAPLLETWQREIIRIVRKLGQYFYPQRQTQVMNEGWATFWHYTLLHRMYDKGLVNDGFMLEFLQSHSAVVYQPPFNSPWYSGINPYTLGFSIFTDLRRICENPTKEDRHWFPDIAGSDWVETLHFAMKNFKDESFIQQFLSPKVMRDLKLFAIQNDDQEDVYRVTAIHDEPGYRELREKLARQYNLSYREPNIQVWNVDVRGDRSLTLRHIPVDRVPLGDETDEVLKHVHRLWGFDVHLESVDDGAVVEAHHCPPREPEED